The Vicia villosa cultivar HV-30 ecotype Madison, WI linkage group LG1, Vvil1.0, whole genome shotgun sequence genome includes a region encoding these proteins:
- the LOC131643423 gene encoding cysteine-rich receptor-like protein kinase 10, with protein MFQLLFLFVCLTSITSTSSSLSPTYNDIYCPNNTTFDSNNKTILKSNLNVLLSSLVTNATLGGADFYSTFMGLGTTNVVNGVFLCRGDINSTMCQSCITTAARDITRLCPNKTESIIWYDECMLRYTNRYFSPTSIVPRANLNNGKNITSSKLDTFNGKLLSFLDRLATEAANSQTTEQFATGEDNFNLSISSSLVYGLAQCVNGLTKVECEGCLVNASRTLLTCCEGKQGARALLAWCNIRYDSYKFYNTTDDSSSLPPPSGKNKSGSKTRTVLIVVIVTGSIILLCLGCYFLMRRLAWKKYKTLMRENFGDESAALESLQYSLATVEAATKKFSSENKIGKGGFGEVYKGILIDGRQIAVKKLSLSSGQGAVEFINEVLLIAKLQHRNLVTLVGFCLEDQEKMLIYEYVPNKSLDYFLFDRNKTRLLQWFERYKIIEGIAHGIHYLHNHSRLKIIHRDLKPSNVLLDDNMNPKISDFGMARLVALDQDQGSTNRIVGTYGYMSQEYAMHGQFSEKSDVFSFGVIILEIISSKRNARSLLSDSDDDLLSHAWKQWMNHTPLELVDQDIKESCNHSELVKCIQIGLLCVQEKPDDRPTMATIVSYLTSPSAELPFPRELTESMRSGILQKIVREGFSSTSISTFNEISTSVSSAFSATA; from the exons ATGTTTCAGCTCCTCTTTCTCTTCGTCTGCCTTACCTCAATaacttcaacatcatcatcactaTCTCCAACTTACAATGATATTTACTGTCCAAACAACACAACCTTCGATTCCAACAACAAAACAATACTCAAATCAAATCTCAATGTCCTCCTCTCCTCTCTCGTCACCAACGCCACGCTAGGCGGAGCGGATTTTTACTCAACCTTCATGGGATTGGGAACAACCAACGTTGTCAACGGTGTTTTCCTCTGCCGTGGTGACATTAACTCCACCATGTGCCAGAGTTGTATAACCACCGCAGCTAGAGATATTACACGCCTCTGTCCTAACAAAACGGAGTCGATTATATGGTATGACGAATGCATGCTGCGTTACACTAATCGTTACTTTAGCCCCACGAGTATCGTCCCAAGAGCGAATTTGAACAACGGAAAGAACATCACTTCCTCGAAATTGGATACCTTTAATGGAAAGTTGTTAAGTTTCTTGGATAGATTGGCTACAGAAGCTGCAAATTCTCAGACTACGGAGCAATTCGCGACTGGAGAAGATAACTTCAACTTAAGCATAAGCAGCTCTTTGGTTTATGGGTTGGCGCAGTGTGTCAATGGATTGACGAAGGTTGAGTGTGAGGGGTGTTTAGTAAATGCGTCGAGAACTCTTCTTACATGTTGTGAAGGAAAACAAGGTGCTAGAGCTCTTCTTGCATGGTGTAATATCAGATATGATTCCTACAAGTTTTACAATACAACCGATGATTCATCTTCGCTTCCTCCTCCTTCCG GAAAGAACAAGTCCGGGTCAAAAACAAGAACGGTCTTGATTGTTGTCATTGTTACCGGGTCAATAATTCTGTTATGTTTAGGCTGCTATTTCCTCATGAGAAGATTAGCTTGGAAGAAATATAAAACTCTTATGAGAGAAAAtt TTGGTGATGAAAGTGCGGCGTTAGAGTCACTGCAATATAGTTTAGCGACAGTTGAAGCAGCCACAAAGAAATTTTCATCAGAGAATAAAATAGGCAAGGGGGGATTTGGAGAGGTTTACAAG GGTATTCTTATAGATGGAAGGCAAATAGCTGTGAAAAAGCTATCACTGAGTTCAGGACAAGGTGCAGTAGAGTTCATAAATGAGGTTTTACTAATAGCCAAACTTCAGCATAGAAATTTGGTAACCTTAGTAGGCTTTTGCTTGGAAGACCAAGAGAAAATGCTCATTTACGAATACGTGCCCAACAAAAGTCTCGATTACTTTCTATTTG ATCGTAACAAGACTAGATTACTACAGTGGTTTGAACGTTATAAAATCATCGAAGGAATTGCACATGGCATACATTATCTACACAACCATTCAAGGTTGAAGATTATTCATCGAGATCTTAAACCTAGTAATGTATTGTTAGATGATAATATGAATCCTAAAATATCTGATTTCGGCATGGCAAGATTGGTTGCCCTAGATCAAGATCAGGGAAGTACAAACAGAATTGTTGGAACATA TGGCTATATGTCTCAAGAATATGCAATGCATGGACAATTTTCAGAAAAATCAGACGTATTCAGTTTTGGAGTCATAATTTTGGAGATAATTAGTTCAAAAAGGAATGCCCGTTCTCTTTTATCAGATAGTGACGATGACCTATTGAGCCAT GCTTGGAAACAATGGATGAATCATACACCATTAGAACTAGTAGACCAAGATATAAAAGAATCATGCAACCATAGTGAATTGGTTAAGTGTATTCAAATTGGATTATTATGTGTTCAAGAGAAACCTGATGATAGACCTACAATGGCAACAATTGTTTCGTATCTCACTAGCCCTTCCGCGGAGTTGCCATTTCCAAGAGAGCTGACAGAGTCTATGCGCAGTGGAATACTGCAAAAGATTGTAAGAGAAGGGTTTAGTTCGACTTCTATATCAACATTCAATGAAATAAGTACATCAGTAAGTTCTGCATTTTCTGCCACTGCTTAG
- the LOC131643425 gene encoding cysteine-rich receptor-like protein kinase 10 produces the protein MLLLPFLFVFLTVITSITSSLSPTYNDIYCPNNATFESNNNTILKSNLNVLLSSLVTNATKGGADFYSTFMGLGTTNVVNGVFLCRGDVNSTMCQNCVTTAATDITRLCPNKTESIIWYDECMLRYTNRYFSPTSIVPRANLNDDKNIATFNLDTFNGLLLSFLDTLAAEAANSLTAKQFATGEEIFDFRKSNSSVYGLAQCVTGLTNVQCEECLVNASRTLLTCCEGKQGARALLAWCNIRYDSYKFYNTTGVSSSLPPPSSENNKSASKTVLIVVIVTGSTILLCLGCYFLIKRSAWKKYKTLMRENFGDESAALQSLQYSLATVEAATKKFSSENKIGRGGFGEVYKGILINGKQIAVKKLSQSSGQGGVEFINEVLLIAKLQHRNLVTLTGFCLEDQEKMLIYEYVPNKSLDYFLFDRNKTRLLHWFERYKIIEGIAHGIHYLHNHSRLKIIHRDLKPSNVLLDDNMNPKISDFGMARLVALDQDRGSTNRIVGTYGYMSQEYAMHGQFSEKSDVFSFGVMILEIISSKRNARSLLSDRDDDLLSHAWKQWMNHTPLELVDQDIKESCNHSELVKCIQIGLLCVQEKPDDRPTMATVVSYLTSLSAELPFPRELTESMHSRILPKIVGGEFSSASISTFNGKSSSVSSAFSASA, from the exons ATGCTTCTGCTACCCTTTCTGTTCGTGTTCCTTACCGTAATAACTTCAATAACATCATCACTATCTCCAACTTACAATGATATTTACTGTCCAAACAACGCAACCTTCGAATCCAACAACAACACAATACTCAAATCAAATCTCAATGTCCTCCTCTCCTCTCTCGTCACCAACGCCACGAAAGGCGGCGCTGATTTCTACTCAACCTTCATGGGTTTGGGAACAACCAACGTTGTCAACGGTGTTTTCCTCTGCCGCGGTGACGTTAACTCCACCATGTGTCAGAATTGTGTAACCACCGCAGCTACAGATATTACACGCCTCTGTCCTAACAAAACGGAGTCCATTATATGGTATGACGAATGCATGCTGCGTTACACTAATCGTTACTTTAGCCCCACCAGTATCGTGCCAAGAGCAAATTTGAACGATGACAAGAACATCGCTACCTTCAATTTGGATACCTTTAATGGATTGTTGTTGAGTTTCTTGGATACGTTGGCTGCAGAAGCTGCAAATTCTCTGACAGCGAAGCAATTCGCGACTGGAGAAGAGATCTTCGACTTCAGAAAGAGCAACTCTTCGGTTTATGGGTTGGCGCAGTGTGTCACGGGATTGACGAATGTTCAGTGTGAGGAATGTTTGGTAAATGCGTCGAGAACTCTTCTTACATGTTGTGAAGGAAAACAAGGTGCTAGAGCTCTTCTTGCATGGTGTAATATCAGATATGATTCCTACAAGTTTTACAATACAACTGGTGTTTCATCTTCACTTCCTCCTCCTTCTTCCG AAAATAACAAGTCGGCGTCAAAAACGGTCTTGATTGTTGTTATCGTTACCGGGTCAACAATCCTGTTATGTTTAGGCTGCTATTTCCTCATCAAAAGATCAGCTTGGAAGAAATATAAAACTCTTATGAGAGAAAATT TTGGTGATGAAAGTGCGGCGTTACAGTCACTGCAGTATAGTTTAGCCACAGTTGAAGCAGCCACAAAGAAATTTTCATCAGAGAATAAAATTGGCAGGGGAGGATTTGGAGAGGTTTACAAG GGAATTCTTATAAATGGAAAACAAATAGCTGTGAAAAAGCTATCTCAGAGTTCAGGACAAGGTGGAGTAGAGTTCATAAATGAGGTTTTACTAATAGCCAAACTTCAACATAGAAACTTGGTAACCTTAACAGGTTTTTGCTTGGAAGACCAAGAGAAAATGCTCATTTACGAATACGTGCCCAACAAAAGTCTCGATTACTTTTTATTTG ATCGCAACAAGACTAGATTACTACACTGGTTTGAACGTTATAAAATCATCGAAGGAATTGCACATGGCATACATTATCTACACAACCATTCAAGGTTGAAGATTATTCATCGAGATCTCAAACCTAGTAATGTATTGTTAGATGATAATATGAATCCTAAGATATCTGATTTCGGCATGGCAAGATTGGTCGCCCTAGATCAAGACCGGGGAAGTACAAATAGAATCGTTGGAACATA TGGCTATATGTCTCAAGAATATGCAATGCATGGACAATTTTCAGAAAAATCAGACGTATTCAGTTTTGGAGTCATGATTTTGGAGATCATTAGTTCAAAAAGAAATGCTCGTTCTCTTTTATCAGATAGGGATGATGACCTCTTGAGTCAT GCTTGGAAACAATGGATGAATCATACACCATTAGAACTAGTAGACCAAGATATAAAAGAATCATGCAACCATAGTGAATTGGTTAAGTGTATTCAAATTGGTTTATTATGTGTTCAAGAGAAACCTGATGATAGACCTACAATGGCAACCGTTGTTTCGTATCTCACTAGCCTTTCAGCAGAGTTGCCATTTCCAAGAGAGCTGACAGAGTCCATGCACAGTAGAATACTGCCAAAGATCGTAGGAGGGGAGTTTAGTTCGGCTTCTATATCAACTTTCA